The following proteins come from a genomic window of Galactobacillus timonensis:
- a CDS encoding ExeA family protein encodes MSGNIYGLTGNPFDKNFSFGGRYFESDDLKQVLSRLNLLKTTRGIGMITAPPGMGKSMALKVFADSLNPNQYRPVYISFTTVTVPEFYRQLSDTFGITDVKGKTARVRALKEQIAYTYKEKRQTVILILDEAQYLNQGILNDLQMLMNFDYDSKNCFALVLSGEPYLNTVINKPVHAALKQRILVHYEYNGLSGEEVKEYIFFKLKQAGGTEAIVDPAAISVINGYAGGDPRIIDNIMYDSINIGEQQNAMTINIDIVRAAAQNRSF; translated from the coding sequence ATGTCAGGTAATATCTATGGTCTGACTGGAAATCCATTTGATAAGAATTTCAGCTTCGGAGGCCGGTACTTTGAGTCAGATGATTTGAAGCAGGTTCTTTCCCGCCTGAATCTGTTGAAAACAACCCGTGGTATTGGAATGATTACGGCTCCTCCCGGGATGGGAAAATCAATGGCACTGAAGGTCTTTGCGGACAGCCTGAACCCAAATCAGTACAGACCGGTATACATTAGTTTCACTACTGTAACCGTTCCTGAATTCTATCGACAGTTGTCAGATACGTTCGGGATTACGGACGTCAAAGGCAAGACTGCCAGGGTCAGGGCTCTGAAGGAACAGATCGCCTATACCTACAAAGAAAAACGCCAGACAGTTATTCTGATCCTGGATGAAGCCCAATATCTGAATCAGGGCATTCTGAATGATTTACAAATGTTGATGAACTTCGACTACGACTCCAAAAACTGTTTTGCGCTGGTACTAAGCGGCGAACCCTATCTGAACACAGTCATCAATAAGCCGGTGCACGCCGCCCTAAAACAAAGAATACTGGTGCATTATGAATACAATGGCCTGTCTGGTGAAGAAGTAAAGGAATATATCTTCTTCAAGCTGAAACAGGCCGGCGGCACAGAAGCGATCGTTGACCCAGCCGCAATCAGTGTGATCAACGGATATGCAGGTGGAGACCCCCGTATCATCGACAATATTATGTATGACTCAATCAATATCGGGGAACAGCAGAATGCGATGACGATCAATATAGATATCGTCCGTGCAGCTGCGCAGAACAGATCATTTTAA